The window AGTAGTGAGAGACAATATGCCTTTCGGGAATGTTTCCACAAATGAAATGGGGACTTATTTTATCTGCTATGCGAGCACATTCAGTACCGTAGAAAAAATGCTGACGAACATGTTCATTGGTGATCCTGTAGGAAATTATGACCGCATTCTGGATTTCAGTACTGCGCAGACCGGAACTTTATTTTTTGTTCCTTCAGCGGATATGCTGGATGAATTTTCTTCATAAATTAACTCATACAATAGCTTAGCTGAGACTGCTTCAAAATATCGTTCTTAATAAAGCAATACGTGATGAAAAACCTCTTTGAGAGTTGTATTTTCTCTCGCAGATTCTGGAGATTACACAGATTTTAATTGCCACTAATTCACAAATCAAAATAATTCGTGAATTAGTGGCTAAATAGTATACAACTTAATGTTTTATGGAAATCTATTCCTTTACATTTATTTCCAGTTGTTTATCTTCATTGTATGCTATATTGATGAAAATATTTTTATAAATCTTGACAATGTCTCCGTTCTGAACTTTATGTTTTTTCTGTAACCGTCTTCCATGAACAAAAATAGCCTCTGCATCAATCAATTGATTCATTTTGCTTGATGAAAGGTGTAAGCAACTTCTCACCACTGTAGATAATCTCAGGTTAAATTCAAAAGGACATTTGATTATAAAGCTCAGTACTTCACTATCTGAAGTCATCATGTACTCTAGCGGAACCTCATCAAACTGAATTTCATATTCAACACTGTCTAAATCTACTTCTGCATTGTTTTTCCTTCTTATTTCGCGGGAAAAAGCATATTCCCAGGCCAGATCAACATTATTCTCAGAAAGTCTATTAAACATTTCTTTACTGATGGACTCTTTTCTGATTCTGGAAAATATAGTCATGTTGTATCGGTGGTGGCATTTTACACATCTGTAAATTAACCATATATCAATATTCTTTTTTGGGCATTGAGCCTGAATTTATCACTACAATGAAACCTTTCGCTGTCGCAATGGTTGCATTTCTTTTTCAAAAGGGGCGTGTTCCGGGCTTTTACTACCCATGTATACTCTATACTCATTATAATTTGTGCTTAATATTCTTTAGTAATTTCTTACCTATTATTCACGCATTACAAAGTCAGTACAGCTATTGAACAGAAATATCCTCTCCTATTCTTTTCTGAACAGCAGAACCGTCAAAAACAGAAATAGAGATACAGTTGCCTTATTGGCAATGCAATAAATAATAGGGTTAAATGAAAACCTGTTCAGGTAGAGTTACCTGAACGAAAGAATAATTAGCCTACGGTTTTTGAAGGCTAATTGTAAGCGATAACAGGTTTAAGAGTAGTTCTCAAAACGAATTGTTTACTTGGTTGGGATAAAAGTAGTTAATTCTAGACAAAAAACAAGTTTTTATCTCCCTTTTTATTTTAAAATTAAAATAATAAAATGCGATGACAATTTTACTAAGTCAGATAAAAACCAATATTATTTTGTAGCTTAGAGAAAGTTTCAGCGTATTACTATTTTTATCTAACCATTTAAAAGCTTACGGTATGTGGTGGGTATATGCAATTCTTTCAGCATTTTTTGCTTCGCTTACTGCCATTTTTGCCAAGATTGGTATTATAGGGGTGAACTCGAACCTTGCCACTGCTATCAGAAGTGTGATTATCCTGATGGCAGCATGGGGAATTGTTTTAGCACGGAGTGAATACAAAGGTATCCCTGCCCTTTCCCGTCATAATCTTATTTATCTTGTCGTTTCCGGGCTGACAACGGGGCTTTCATGGATATTTTATTTTAAAGCTCTGCAGGTTGGTAAAGTGACCCAGGTGGCTCCTGTTGATAAATTAAGTGTTGCTTTAACGATTGTTCTTTCCGTTATATTTCTTGGGGAATCTCTTACTTTAAAAACAGCAATTGGGGCTTTATTGATTATTATAGGAACTGTGGTTTTGATCTTTGAACAATGATTGACTTTTAAGCACAAGTTTTACAAGAGGAGAATTGAATACTTTATTCGTTTGCAAAGCCAATTAAACAGCATTAAAATAAATAAATGATTCTCAACCATTTATTCATCACACCATATCAATCCATTTATACAGATCAACATCAGCAGAGATTCCAAATGATTTTCTGAGTCTGCTCTTCCTGGTTTGAATAGTACGTACTGCAAGGTGATTGTACTCCGCAATATCTTTTGTTGTAAAACCTAGTTTAATCAAGGCACAAAGCTTAAATTCGTCTGTGCTCATATCAGTATTAATTTTCATGAGGTTATCGTATAAATCAGGAAACATCTGTTTAACTTTAGGAATGAAGGCAATATCATCGCTCATAGCCAGCTTTACAATACCTTCAAGATCTATCTGATCCTTACTATTGAGTTTTGCCCTCATATCAGCAATAATCTTTTCACTTCTCAGCGCCTGTTGGTATAGTTTCACTATTTTAAACTGTTTTGAAAGTATAAAGTATCCCAGGATACTCACTCCTAAAAACACCTGTAAAAAGGTAATCAGTCTTTGGTTTTCTGAAAACAGTACATTATCTGCCCCTTCAACGGCAAATATTCTGAAATCATAATAATGGCTGAAACTGAAAAGAATAAGTACAGAGAGATAAACAATCAGATTGTACCGAACTGTCTTTTTGGAATTAAAAATAAACAGCGAGGCCAGCATAATGACAAAATAGTATAATGAAAGACCATTTTCAAAGCCCGTAGTGGATGAAAAGAAAAAAACCAACAACAACAAAAGTTCAAGGCTAAACAAGGCCACAAAATGATTGTACCGCAATTTTGTAAAAAAGAAAAGGAAGAGAT of the Chryseobacterium capnotolerans genome contains:
- a CDS encoding DUF1062 domain-containing protein — encoded protein: MTIFSRIRKESISKEMFNRLSENNVDLAWEYAFSREIRRKNNAEVDLDSVEYEIQFDEVPLEYMMTSDSEVLSFIIKCPFEFNLRLSTVVRSCLHLSSSKMNQLIDAEAIFVHGRRLQKKHKVQNGDIVKIYKNIFINIAYNEDKQLEINVKE
- a CDS encoding EamA family transporter; translated protein: MWWVYAILSAFFASLTAIFAKIGIIGVNSNLATAIRSVIILMAAWGIVLARSEYKGIPALSRHNLIYLVVSGLTTGLSWIFYFKALQVGKVTQVAPVDKLSVALTIVLSVIFLGESLTLKTAIGALLIIIGTVVLIFEQ
- a CDS encoding helix-turn-helix transcriptional regulator, with product MFRKIWDYIANRHIASNIDPLELIEAQRMNLFAFSIGAVLIFNGCRDLIFGLKTNFFVLSTLGIFYLFLFFFTKLRYNHFVALFSLELLLLLVFFFSSTTGFENGLSLYYFVIMLASLFIFNSKKTVRYNLIVYLSVLILFSFSHYYDFRIFAVEGADNVLFSENQRLITFLQVFLGVSILGYFILSKQFKIVKLYQQALRSEKIIADMRAKLNSKDQIDLEGIVKLAMSDDIAFIPKVKQMFPDLYDNLMKINTDMSTDEFKLCALIKLGFTTKDIAEYNHLAVRTIQTRKSRLRKSFGISADVDLYKWIDMV